TCCAGCGTGGCCGACATCAGCAAGAGGCGCAGATCCTGGCGCAGGGTCTCTTGTACCTCGCGGCACAGCACCAGGCCCAAATCGGCCTGGAGGCTGCGCTCGTGGAACTCGTCGAAGATAACCAGCCCCACCCCCTCCAGGCCGGGGTTATGTTGCAGGCGGCGGGTCAGGATGCCCTCGGTAAGCACCTCGATGCGGGTGGCGGGCCCTACCCGGCGCTCGAAGCGCACCTGGTAGCCCACCGTCTGGCCCACTTGCTCCCCCAGCAGGTCGGCCATCCGCGCCGCCACGTTGCGGGCGGCTAGTCGGCGGGGCTGCAACATCCAGATCTTCTGGCCCTTTAGCCAGGGCTCGCCCAGCAGTTCCAGCGGCAACACCGTACTCTTGCCTGCGCTGGGCGGTGCTTGCAGGATGGCTGTGCGGTGCGCCTCGAGGGCTTTTCGCAACGCGGGCAGAACCGAATAGATGGGCAGGCTGGCTTCAGACATGGTCGCAACTTCCGCCCTGGTATTTTCGCACAGGTGCCCCCCTACAGGGCTGCTACCCTAGGGGCAAGGTGTTCGGGTTTATTTGGCTTTTGCTCACGGTATTTGCCGCTTGGATGGCCGCCCAACTGGTGCGGCAACCCCGCTTCTGGCGCACCGAGTCGCCTGCTTTGGGCGAGGTCGTTTCGGTTTGGCTCATTCTGACCCTGGTGATGGCCGGTAGCCTGGTGGGTTTGGGGGAGTTTCTGGCGCAGCTCTGGTTTCATAGCCCCGTCTGGCTGAGCCTGCGCTAAAATGAGAGAAGTATAAGAAACGCTCGAGGGGTTTTTGATGTCGGATTTCGACACGGTCTTCTGTTTTCCTGCCATATCTTTTATGGGTATGAGCAGAGCCGAGGAATACCTACCCTGGGCCGAGACCTTCATCCGGGCCCGGCGGGTGGTAGCAGTGCGAATAGACGACAAGCAAGGTGAGTACGAAGCCCTGAGCGAGACCGGCTCGAGCTACTTTATCGAGCGGCTCGAGCAGGCCCAGGCCTTGCTGCTGGTTTTGCAGGGGCACTCGAGCGAGACCCGGCTCGAGGGCCTGGCACAGTAGCGGGGCCAACCCAAGGTAATTTTTCCCCAGAACACCCGCCTCTTCTGGCGGGTGTTCCGCTTTAGTGGCTCAAAAATTCCCAAGGACGCCCCAAACCTAAGGTTCAAACGGGCGCGATAGGATAAAGCCGTGGAACTGCTGGCCTACGCTGTTTTGCTGCTCACCTATCTGGGCCTGGGCCTGGGCTACTGGCCCGGATATCGTATGAACCGGGCCGCCATTGCGCTTACCGGCGCGGCCTTTCTGATTGTGCTGGGGGTGCTCAACTTCGAGGAGGCCTGGCGGGCTTTGGAGCCCCATACCCTGGGGTTTTTGTTCGGGGTGATGGTGCTCAACACCCACCTGGCCTATGCGGGCTTTTTTCAACTGGCGCTGAATGGGCTGGTACACCTGGCCCGCTCGCCGCTGGGCCTCTTGGTCTGGCTGACCTTCGGCACGGGCATTCTTTCAGCTTTGTTCCTCAACGACACCATCGCCATCCTCTTTACCCCGCTGGTGCTGGCCCTCACCCGCACCCTGGGGTTGCCCCCGGTGCCCTACCTGCTGGCCCTGGCCGGGGCCACCAACCTGGGCAGCGTGGCCACCCTGACCGGCAACCCCCAGAACATTGTGGTGGGGAGCCTTTCGAAGATCACCTACCTCGAGTTTGCCGCGGCCCTCACCCCGGTGGCCCTGCTGGGCTTGCTGGTGCAGGTGGGGCTGTTGTATGCGCTGTATCCGGCGGTGCGCTCGAGGGCCCCCCTGCCCCCCCTGCCTGCGCTTCGTTTTCGCTTAAACCGGGCGCTGTTGTTCAAGGGCCTCTGGATTACCCTGGCTCTGCTGGCCGCCTTTGTGCTGGGCTACCCCCTGGCCCAGGCCGCCCTGGTGGCCGCCGGGCTGCTGCTTTTTAGCCGCCGGATTCGCTCCGAACGATTTTTTATGCGGGTAGACTGGGAGCTGCTGGTGATGTTTTCGGGGCTGTTTATGGTAACGGCCTCGGTGCGGGAGCTGGGCATCCTGTCCCTGATGGAGCCCCTGGCCACCACCGCCCCCGGCCTGGCGGGCGTAACGGTGCTGCTTTCCAACCTGATTTCCAATGTTCCGGCGGTGCTGCTCTTGTACCCTTTGATACCCGCAGGCGACACCCAGGGCTGGCTTTTGCTGGCGGCGGCCTCGACCCTGGCGGGCAACCTGACCCTCCTGGGTTCGGTCGCCAACCTGATCGTGGCCGAGGCTGCCCGGCGCGAGGGTTACCACCTGAGCTTTTTGGAGCACCTGCGCTTTGGCCTGCCGCTTACGCTCCTGACCTTGCTTTTGGCCTATGCCTGGATCTTCCGTTAAGCTCGAGCCCCGCCTACAAGCGGTGGCCCAGGAAATAAAGGCCCCCACCCACGCCGACATCGGCTCCGACCACGCCCTGCTGCCCCGCTACCTGCTTCTCTCCGGGCGGGTGCAGCGGGTGATTGTGGTGGAGAAGAACCAGGGGCCCTGGGAGAACTCCAGGCGGGCCTTGGAGGGCCTCGCTGCCGAGGTACGGCTGGGCGATGGTCTGGGGGCTTTGTCGCCTGGCGAAGCCGACTCGCTCAGCCTGTGCGGGATGGGGGCCCGCCTGATGGTTCGGATTCTCTCGGCCCACCCAGCACGCTTACCGCCCCGCCTGGTGCTCCAGCCCAACGACAGCGCCCTGCCCCTGCGCCAGTGGGCGCTGCAGGCTGGCTATGCCCTGCGTAATGAGCAGATGGTGGAGGGTTTCTGGCGCTACAGCATCCTCACCCTGGAGCGGGGCGCTTGCGCGGCCTACAGCGGGCTGCCGCTCGAGCTGGCCCTGCGCTTTGGGCCTTTGTTACTCAAAAGCAAGCACCCCCTGCTCAGCGCCGAGCTGTTGGCGCGACGGCAGCAGCTCGCCAGACTGCCACAGGTGGAGCCGGTGCGGCTCGAGCTCGAGCACATAGAGCAAGCCCTAGCGCTTTTGCAAGGGTTCTGACGGACTCAGTGCGGTAGCCGCTGCTGCACCAGCCCGTAC
This Meiothermus cerbereus DSM 11376 DNA region includes the following protein-coding sequences:
- a CDS encoding anion transporter; protein product: MELLAYAVLLLTYLGLGLGYWPGYRMNRAAIALTGAAFLIVLGVLNFEEAWRALEPHTLGFLFGVMVLNTHLAYAGFFQLALNGLVHLARSPLGLLVWLTFGTGILSALFLNDTIAILFTPLVLALTRTLGLPPVPYLLALAGATNLGSVATLTGNPQNIVVGSLSKITYLEFAAALTPVALLGLLVQVGLLYALYPAVRSRAPLPPLPALRFRLNRALLFKGLWITLALLAAFVLGYPLAQAALVAAGLLLFSRRIRSERFFMRVDWELLVMFSGLFMVTASVRELGILSLMEPLATTAPGLAGVTVLLSNLISNVPAVLLLYPLIPAGDTQGWLLLAAASTLAGNLTLLGSVANLIVAEAARREGYHLSFLEHLRFGLPLTLLTLLLAYAWIFR
- a CDS encoding tRNA (adenine(22)-N(1))-methyltransferase: MPGSSVKLEPRLQAVAQEIKAPTHADIGSDHALLPRYLLLSGRVQRVIVVEKNQGPWENSRRALEGLAAEVRLGDGLGALSPGEADSLSLCGMGARLMVRILSAHPARLPPRLVLQPNDSALPLRQWALQAGYALRNEQMVEGFWRYSILTLERGACAAYSGLPLELALRFGPLLLKSKHPLLSAELLARRQQLARLPQVEPVRLELEHIEQALALLQGF